A genomic window from Lotus japonicus ecotype B-129 chromosome 1, LjGifu_v1.2 includes:
- the LOC130730770 gene encoding uncharacterized protein LOC130730770 isoform X1 produces the protein MRKEIETGRSYSRAEMYSISHKKSDGSFVNEEAKQKSDLLEKELEKNCSEEAAYVKVFGKDRSGYVRGMGFGVCPSQVLESTSSSSSSQFAGITLAEWNAMKSELQESNAKFQALEERMNSFMQQFGGQGPPNQVNLP, from the exons ATGAGAAAG GAAATTGAAACCGGTCGATCGTATAGTAGAGCGGAAATGTACTCCATTTCACACAAGAAAAGTGATGGCTCTTTTGTAAATGAAGAAGCAAAACAAAAGAGT GATTTATTGGAGAAGGAACTTGAAAAGAATTGTTCTGAAGAGGCTGCCTATGTTAAAGTTTTTGGGAAAGATCGCTCAGGATACGTGAGAGGCATGGGCTTTGGTGTTTGTCCATCTCAAGTGTTGGAATCTACTAGCAGCTCTAGTAGCTCGCAATTTGCTGGCATCACATTGGCTGAATGGAATGCCATGAAATCAGAATTGCAGGAGAGCAATGCGAAATTTCAAGCTTTAGAGGAACGAATGAATTCTTTCATGCAACAGTTTGGAGGTCAAGGGCCACCTAACCAG GTCAATTTGCCATGA
- the LOC130730770 gene encoding uncharacterized protein LOC130730770 isoform X2, with product MYSISHKKSDGSFVNEEAKQKSDLLEKELEKNCSEEAAYVKVFGKDRSGYVRGMGFGVCPSQVLESTSSSSSSQFAGITLAEWNAMKSELQESNAKFQALEERMNSFMQQFGGQGPPNQVNLP from the exons ATGTACTCCATTTCACACAAGAAAAGTGATGGCTCTTTTGTAAATGAAGAAGCAAAACAAAAGAGT GATTTATTGGAGAAGGAACTTGAAAAGAATTGTTCTGAAGAGGCTGCCTATGTTAAAGTTTTTGGGAAAGATCGCTCAGGATACGTGAGAGGCATGGGCTTTGGTGTTTGTCCATCTCAAGTGTTGGAATCTACTAGCAGCTCTAGTAGCTCGCAATTTGCTGGCATCACATTGGCTGAATGGAATGCCATGAAATCAGAATTGCAGGAGAGCAATGCGAAATTTCAAGCTTTAGAGGAACGAATGAATTCTTTCATGCAACAGTTTGGAGGTCAAGGGCCACCTAACCAG GTCAATTTGCCATGA